Part of the Pseudomonas sp. ADAK13 genome is shown below.
TCAGAGGGTTCGATGGCCCAGTCCGAGCAGCTTGTTCGCGAAGTGGAACTGGCCGATATCGTGGTGATTGCCACCCCCATGCATAACTACTCGGTGCCCGCAGCCCTCAAGCTATGGCTCGATCACATCGCGCGGGTGCGCCGCACCTTCGATATCTCCGCCCAGGGCAAGGTCGGCTTGTTGCAGGACCGGCCCGTGTTCGTCGCCGTGGCCTCGGGCGGGCGATTTTCCGGGGAGCGTGCGCACCAGCCGGACTTCCTGACGCCGTACCTGAAAACCATCCTGGGCATGATCGGCCTGCATGACGTGACCTTCTTCACCGTCGAAGGCACCGCTTCACGCCCGGAAACCCTGGCCCAGACCCGCCTCCAGACCGACCAGGCGCTGCACGACTACTTCGCCACCTGAACAGGACTCGCCGCCGGATGAGCACTTCGATCAAGGCCTTTTCGCCGCTGGACGCCGGCTCTGCCGAGCCGATCTACCGGCAACTTTACTGGCGGTTCCGCAGCGCGATTGCCGACGGTCTGCTCAAGCCGGGGGAACGCATACCGGCGGCCCGGGCCCTGGCCAAGGAGCTGGGTCTGGCCCGGGGCACCATCGACACGGCGTATTCGCTGCTGGCAGCCGAAGGCTATATCCAGGCGCGTGGCCAGGCCGGCACCGTGGTGGCGGAAGGGATCAAGTCCAGCCTGCCGGAGCGCCCCGCCACCGCCAGCGATCACAACGCCGTGAGGCAAAAGGCCGCCGTGCTGCCGTTTCAAATGGGCCTGCCGGCACTCGATGCGTTCCCGCGCAAGATCTGGTCGAAAATCGCCGCCCGCTGCGTGCGTGCCACCCAGGTCGCAGACATGGCCAACCCCTGCGTCTATGGCCTGAACTCCCTGCGCACGGCGATTGCCAGCTACCTGCAGGTCGCCCGGGGTATCCATTGCTCGCCTGCGCAAGTCTTCGTCACCTCGGGCTACCGCAACACCCTGGGCCTGATCGCCCATGCGCTGCTGGAACCGGGCGACCGGGTGCTGGTGGAAGACCCGGGCTACCTGTTCACCCGACCGTTGCTGGATTACCTGAATATCCACGCCATACCGGTACCGGTGGACCAGGACGGCATGCAGGTGTCCCAGGCCGTGCAACCGGGCAAAGGCGCCCGCGCCGTTGTGGTCACGCCGGCCCATCAAAGCCCGCTGTGCGTCTCGCTGTCGTTGCCCCGGCGCCTGGAACTGCTGGATTGGGCCAGCCGCCAGCAGGCCTGGATCATCGAGGACGACTACGACGGCGAATACCGCTACGTGAGCCGCCCGCTGCCGGCCCTCAAGAGCCTGGACCGCGACGGCCGGGTGCTTTACGCCGGGACGTTCAGCAAGGTGTTGTTTCCCGGTATCCGCCTCGCTTATCTGGTGGTGCCGGCGGCGCAGGTGGAACGCTTCGAACACGTCAGCCAGACCTTCCTCGGCGGTTGCCCGGAATTGACCCAGGCGATCGTCGCGACGTTTATGGCCGAAGGGCATTTTGCGCGGCATATCCAGCGTATGCGCAAACTCTACGGTGAGCGTCGGGAAGCCACCGCCAGGGGCCTGCGCAAGGCCTTGGGCGCGCATATTTCGATTGATGCCCAACCGGGCGGAATGCACCTGATCCTGCGCCTGAACGCGCAACAGTCAGACCGCCTGTGCGTGGTGCGCCTGGCGCAGGCCGGGATTTATGCAGAAGCCTTGAGCGACTGGAATATTCAAGGGCAGACCGGCCCCGGCCTGCTGCTGGGCTTTGCCAATATCGAATCCGAGGCCGTCGCCGAGGCCCTTGGGAAACGCATCCTGGATACGCTCATGGCCTGATCGGCGAACGCTCTGTTTTTTGGCCTTGGCGCTGCTGCTCCCGAATCCTTTCGCCAAGGCCTTTTTTATTTACCACTGATACGTGGCACTCGCCTGCACGGTGCGCTGTGAGCCATACCAGCACCACGAGTAGGAATAGCACGACGCGACGTACTCTTTGTTCGCCAGGTTGGTGGCGTTCACCGCCAGGCGCAGGTTGTCACCCTGGCGGTTGATGTGCGGAATGTCGTAGTGCACCGCCGCATCAAACAAGGTGTAGCCCGGCACTTTCAGGGTGTTGGCGGTATCGCCCCACGACGAACCGACATACCGCGCACCCGCCCCGACACCGAAGCCTTTCAGCGTGCCGTCGTGCAGGGTGTAGTCCGCCCAGGCCGAGGCGGTATGGCGCGGTACGGCGTAGGTGGTGGTGCCTTCGGCCGCGATGGCCGGGCCGACGCCGATGTCGCTGATGGGCGCATAACGCACGGTGTTGTTGGACTTGCTGATGCGGTTATCCAGGTAGGCATAGGCCGCGGTAATGTCCAGGTTATCGTTCAGGCTGGCCTTGCCTTCCAGTTCGAAGCCACGGGACTGCACTTCACCGTCCTGCACTTGGCAGCGCGAGCCGTTGCACAGGTGGGAAGCGTCCGGGTCCAGTGTCGGCACGTTGGTCTGGCGCAGGTCGAAAATGGCCGCAGTGATGAAGCTGTTGCTGCCCGGCGGCTGGTACTTGATGCCGATTTCCGTCTGTTTGCCTTCGGTAGGCTGGAACGTCGAACCGCCGTAGCCCGTGCCGGATTGCGGCTGGAAGGATTCCGAGTAGCTGACATACGGCGCCAGGCCGTTATCGAACAGG
Proteins encoded:
- a CDS encoding FMN-dependent NADH-azoreductase; translation: MNILHVSASPRGQASESTALSHKIIECLRQRHPAAEVTRRVIAGNALAPLDEPYATSQQSPVDVSSEGSMAQSEQLVREVELADIVVIATPMHNYSVPAALKLWLDHIARVRRTFDISAQGKVGLLQDRPVFVAVASGGRFSGERAHQPDFLTPYLKTILGMIGLHDVTFFTVEGTASRPETLAQTRLQTDQALHDYFAT
- the pdxR gene encoding MocR-like pyridoxine biosynthesis transcription factor PdxR — encoded protein: MSTSIKAFSPLDAGSAEPIYRQLYWRFRSAIADGLLKPGERIPAARALAKELGLARGTIDTAYSLLAAEGYIQARGQAGTVVAEGIKSSLPERPATASDHNAVRQKAAVLPFQMGLPALDAFPRKIWSKIAARCVRATQVADMANPCVYGLNSLRTAIASYLQVARGIHCSPAQVFVTSGYRNTLGLIAHALLEPGDRVLVEDPGYLFTRPLLDYLNIHAIPVPVDQDGMQVSQAVQPGKGARAVVVTPAHQSPLCVSLSLPRRLELLDWASRQQAWIIEDDYDGEYRYVSRPLPALKSLDRDGRVLYAGTFSKVLFPGIRLAYLVVPAAQVERFEHVSQTFLGGCPELTQAIVATFMAEGHFARHIQRMRKLYGERREATARGLRKALGAHISIDAQPGGMHLILRLNAQQSDRLCVVRLAQAGIYAEALSDWNIQGQTGPGLLLGFANIESEAVAEALGKRILDTLMA